One genomic region from Eublepharis macularius isolate TG4126 chromosome 18, MPM_Emac_v1.0, whole genome shotgun sequence encodes:
- the LOC129345721 gene encoding mesoderm posterior protein 1-like: protein MARHYLPEAASPALELPPPLSFWAPQQAWGWPAGGPPESSRGSPASSPESGAGSLSPASPPPCPCPCPRGSGSACRAEPGAKAGRRGRLGGGQRQSASQREKLRMRRLAKALHTLRRFLPASVAPAGRSLTKIQTLRLTIRYIAHLSQLLGLSHELLAWRGAARARRCQLCPPGLGCCQAPSPSPATQPEPPGRDARAAPAAQAWPSPAPCPPPPAAADAPSGLGLGPGLFPSPAADADTAAWLWASPGADGPDDAGSRTTAAEALLPAAELPQAGLSPQSLPDELLSFLEGFLPPASQD, encoded by the exons ATGGCCAGGCACTACCTCCCGGAGGCCGCCAGCCCGGCGCTCgagctgccgccgccgctctCCTTCTGGGCCCCGCAGCAGGCGTGGGGCTGGCCCGCCGGGGGCCCGCCGGAGAGCAGCCGCGGCTCGCCCGCCTCTTCGCCCGAGTCCGGCGCCGGCAGCCTCTCGCCCGCCTCCCCGCCGCCCTGCCCCTGCCCTTGCCCCCGCGGTTCGGGCAGCGCCTGCCGGGCCGAGCCGGGCGCCAAGGCGGGCCGGCGAGGGCGGCTGGGCGGCGGGCAGCGGCAGAGCGCCAGCCAGCGCGAGAAGCTGCGCATGCGGCGCCTGGCCAAGGCCCTGCACACCCTGCGCCGCTTCCTGCCCGCCTCGGTGGCGCCCGCCGGCCGCAGCCTGACCAAGATCCAGACGCTGCGCCTCACCATCCGCTACATCGCCCACCTCTCCCAGCTGCTGGGCCTCAGCCACGAGCTGCTGGCCTGGAGGGGCGCCGCGCGGGCCCGCCGCTGCCAGCTGTGCCCGCCGGGCctcggctgctgccaggcccccaGCCCGAGCCCGGCCACGCAGCCGGAGCCGCCGGGACGGGACGCACGCGCCGCGCCCGCCGCCCAGGCCTGGCCTTcgcccgccccctgccccccgccccccgccgctgCGGACGCCCCCtcgggcctgggcctgggccccGGCCTCTTCCCCAGCCCCGCCGCAGACGCAGACACGGCCGCGTGGCTTTGGGCCTCTCCTGGCGCCGACGGGCCGGACGACGCTGGAAGCCGGACGACGGCGGCCGAGGCGCTGCTGCCGGCAGCTGAGCTCCCGCAGGCCGGCCTCTCCCCGCAG AGCCTCCCCGACGAGCTGCTCTCCTTCCTCGAGGGCTTCCTCCCGCCGGCTTCCCAGGACTGA